A single region of the Mercenaria mercenaria strain notata chromosome 6, MADL_Memer_1, whole genome shotgun sequence genome encodes:
- the LOC123548649 gene encoding uncharacterized protein LOC123548649: MDFLPVLLFGCITIAHFGFNAEAAGTKYGEAFKNLITENGYKGGETGVLLGNRLGYVEGYGRTITGHNVYPESLLPASGISKIITALTVLRLIQEGSINPTDKIFGEKGKLPKMTPNPKKITDKRILEITVDDLLRHAGGWDAEISPIGDPVFNEFLVDGNHHLVNISKEMKLKSPLDTFDVISFMASRKLEFMPGTQSSVSNLGYLILGRVIEETTGLPYDVVVKEELLNNCGMWHTRLGPHTHEGRQVYKGRNPREINAELREKHEVIGEYYAYAQTYMVDSCLGWFTNAYDVMRLAQCLDGSADYQLLNDTTIETMIRRPRLDRSGDASWYGAGFKVHQDGAIWVGEEPHAPDAVFLHRNLKRHKPGTVYTSEENEPMSWTLLFEGKPAIDAPLKQLSRAMVEGETQWPKTNAFVNDLHDKLLTIGRTTKLHRLKVEEHRANAYLIALKRADFNVIWLNAYTHAGGTFITTIAEQDPKASRECVAVAGLTREKLVEKKLELEKLGYNMTFFQNYKSFSHRDKFVFLAVFHKGAFRNDSHILYGIQHFDRPYKTLLNLYEEKGYRPLVQSLEYNRDDALLSFILEADSDKEKDQKPLYSSEENLSEARLEKCVRKYAREQKRLIYLDASNHRGKPKFSALFKKTRMTKWLFSQGLTSEDLLITIAEKQKEGYLPSIVIGYSTKRDDLLFATYMEKPL; the protein is encoded by the exons ATGGATTTTTTACCTGTATTATTGTTTGGATGTATAACAATTGCGCATTTTGGATTTAATGCAG aaGCTGCCGGTACAAAGTATGGTGAAGCTTTCAAGAATCTTATAACAGAGAATGGATATAAGGGTGGAGAGACAGGTGTGCTACTAGGCAACAGACTTGGCTATGTTGAGGGCTATGGCCGCACAATAACGGGACATAATGTCTATCCAGAGTCGTTACTCCCAGCCTCGGGAATCTCAAAAATTATTACAGCTCTTACTGTTCTCAGACTAATTCAGGAAGGGTCTATTAATCCAACAGACAAAATATTTGGAGAGAAAGGTAAACTTCCAAAAATGACGCCAAATCCAAAGAAAATAACAGACAAAAGAATACTAGAAATCACTGTAGATGACTTGCTTCGTCATGCCGGCGGATGGGATGCGGAAATTTCCCCAATCGGTGATCCGGTCTTCAACGAGTTTCTGGTTGACGGGAATCATCACCTAGTGAATATATCAAAGGAAATGAAGTTGAAATCGCCACTGGACACTTTCGATGTCATTTCTTTCATGGCAAGTCGGAAATTAGAATTCATGCCTGGCACTCAATCTAGCGTTTCAAATCTTGGTTACCTTATCTTAGGACGTGTAATAGAGGAAACTACTGGACTGCCATATGATGTAGTAGTGAAGGAAGAGCTATTGAACAATTGCGGAATGTGGCATACCAGATTAGGTCCACACACTCATGAAGGGCGTCAGGTTTATAAAGGAAGAAATCCTAGAGAAATTAATGCAGAGCTGCGCGAAAAACACGAAGTTATCGGCGAATACTACGCATATGCTCAAACATACATGGTTGATTCCTGTCTAGGATGGTTCACAAATGCGTATGATGTAATGCGTCTTGCACAATGTTTAGATGGCAGTGCAGACTACCAGCTTCTAAATGATACCACCATTGAAACTATGATACGCAGACCAAGACTTGACCGTTCCGGCGATGCAAGCTGGTATGGAGCAGGGTTCAAAGTTCATCAAGATGGGGCTATCTGGGTTGGAGAGGAGCCCCATGCACCCGATGCTGTATTCCTGCATAGGAATTTAAAACGTCACAAGCCTGGAACTGTGTACACTAGCGAAGAAAATGAACCAATGTCTTGGACACTTTTGTTCGAAGGAAAACCGGCAATTGACGCTCCTCTGAAGCAGTTGTCAAGAGCTATGGTTGAAGGAGAAACACAATGGCCGAAGACAAACGCTTTCGTTAACGATCTTCATGACAAGCTTCTCACCATAGGCAGAACAACAAAACTGCACAGACTGAAAGTTGAAGAACATAGAGCAAATGCTTACCTGATAGCGCTTAAAAGGGCAGATTTCAATGTAATATGGCTTAATGCTTATACTCATGCTGGAGGGACGTTCATTACTACTATTGCAGAACAAGACCCAAAAGCCAGTAGAGAATGCGTCGCAGTTGCCGGACTTACCAGGGAAAAACTGGTGGAGAAGAAGCTTGAGCTAGAGAAACTTGGTTACAACATGACTTTCTTCCAAAACTACAAAAGCTTTTCGCACAGAGATAAGTTCGTGTTTCTCGCGGTGTTCCATAAAGGTGCCTTCAGAAACGACAGTCACATCCTGTATGGTATCCAACATTTTGATCGTCCTTACAAAACCCTATTGAATCTGTACGAGGAGAAAGGATATCGCCCACTCGTCCAGTCACTAGAATATAACCGTGACGACGCACTTCTATCCTTTATTCTGGAAGCGGACTCCGACAAGGAGAAAGACCAGAAACCGCTCTATTCGTCAGAGGAAAATCTCAGCGAAGCACGACTGGAGAAATGCGTTAGAAAATATGCTCGTGAACAAAAAAGACTTATTTATTTAGACGCATCAAACCATCGTGGAAAGCCAAAGTTTTCAGCGCTGTTCAAGAAAACAAGGATGACTAAATGGCTCTTCAGCCAAGGACTAACTTCCGAGGACTTATTGATAACAATTGCTGAAAAACAAAAGGAAGGCTATCTCCCTTCTATAGTTATTGGGTACAGTACAAAAAGAGACGATCTGTTGTTCGCTACTTACATGGAAAAACCACTGTAA